One window of the Cryptomeria japonica chromosome 7, Sugi_1.0, whole genome shotgun sequence genome contains the following:
- the LOC131068805 gene encoding oleosin isoform X2, translating into MGLKMAEGYHGMGNKSHDYASNSTQVLGAAALVTSGVIVLFLAGLSAVALVLLAPVLVLLSPILIPVGALIFGTVVGLLSAVCFGRALGFCVRWFYNYVNGRRPSGSDQVEYARMRVIDTASHAKDKAKLRHAAPGA; encoded by the coding sequence ATGGGCTTGAAGATGGCTGAAGGATATCACGGAATGGGGAATAAAAGCCATGACTACGCATCAAATTCCACCCAGGTTTTGGGTGCTGCAGCCCTGGTGACATCTGGGGTAATTGTGCTGTTTCTGGCAGGCCTATCTGCAGTGGCTCTGGTGCTTTTGGCCCCTGTATTGGTCCTTTTAAGCCCCATATTGATTCCTGTAGGAGCCCTGATATTTGGAACAGTTGTTGGGCTTCTTTCTGCTGTCTGTTTTGGGCGAGCATTAGGTTTTTGTGTTAGATGGTTTTACAACTATGTGAATGGCAGGCGTCCTTCTGGTTCCGATCAGGTAGAATATGCGCGTATGAGGGTAATTGATACAGCAAGTCATGCTAAGGACAAGGCGAAGCTGCGGCATGCTGCCCCTGGAGCTTAA